The genomic stretch GCGCTGGTCCAGGCCAGGGTTGAACTTGAGTTTGCTCAAGGGCTCCTTGAAGCCATCCTGGTCAACCACGTTGGGTGCGTGAGCCTTGCTGTTGTCCGCGTTGGCAACGCCTGCACAGAGTAAGGCCGCAAGAAGCAGGAGATGTTTAGCCACGGAAGAACTCCAGCATGGCGTCGGCGTTGACGCGGTAATTGAGGTTGCCGCAGTGGCCGCCCAGTGGGTAGACGGTCAAGCGATCGCCGAACGTCTTGCGCAAGAAGCCCAAGTCGCCAGGGCCGAGGATCACGTCGTCGGCGTTGTGCATCACGGCAATCTTGGGGCTGTCGCGCAGGTAGTCTTCAAGGGCGTACAGGCTGACCTGGTCGACCAGTTGCAGCAGGCTGCCGCCGTCGGAGCGGGCGCGCCACATCGGGATCACTTGTTCGGTCAGGTAGCAGTCGAAATCACACTGCAGCGCGCGCTTGAGGAACGGCGTGAGGCTGGTGCTTTCGGTAATCGGGTACTTGGGCGGGGTGATCAGGCCGCGACGGTTGATCAGGTCTGAGGTGAAGGCGATGTCGGCCGCCGAAAAGCGGAACGAGGTACCTATCAGCATCGCCATCTGCTCGTTGGTCAGGTGTTCCTTGGAGTTCTGGAAGTCGTAGAGCAGGGCGTCGTTGAGGTCGATGTAGCCTTTTTGCTGGAAATAACGGGTCAGCTTGTCCAGCACCAGTTCATAGAAGGTGGTGCTGTTGTTGATGCCCTTGACCTCGGTCTGCACCAGTTTGTCGAGATTGGTGATGGAGGTGTAGAGGTTGACCGGCGGGTTGAGCAGCAACACTTTCTTGAAGTTGAAGCTGCGGCGGGTTTCGTCCAGCTTGCTGACGAACGCTGCGTCCAGCGCCCCGAGGCTGTAGCCGGTGAGGTAGAAGTCGGTGACCGGCAACGTGGCGTTTTGTGCGCGCACGGCCTGCATTACCCGGTACATGTCCTCGGCGTCTTCCTGGGTGATGCCGGGGGTGGCAAAGCGCGAGGCGGCGCTGATGAAGTCAAAGCTGGTGGGCGATGACAATTGCACGACGTGGTAGCCGGCCTTGTAGTAGAGCTTTTTCAGGTATTCGTTGAGGGTGCTGTCAAAGCGCGCACCGGTGCCGGCAATCAGGAAGATCAGCGGTGCCGCGCGGTCTTGCTTGGCAATGCGGTAGGTGAGCTTCTTCACCGGCCAGAAGTTGTCGGGCAGGCTGAATTCACGCTCCGGGCGCATGGTCAGGCTGTAGTCGGATTGGTTGATGTCATCGATGGATGGCAAATCCGGCCGCAGGTCTGGTGGTGTCGTGGCAATGGTTGCTTCAAACGGGTTGGTCAAAGGGTAGCCATAGCTGGCCTGGTCGACATCGACCGCCAGTGCTGACGCACTCAAAAAAAGGCCACCCAACAGGGCAGCGCAGCGCAAGGAACGGAGCATGACTAAATCCCTAAGAGGAAACGTGCTTAATGAAGTTCGCTGGCTATGACCACTGCGCTATCGCCGAAGTGCCAACCATCGGCACTAAATATCGGAAAAAAACGTAGGAATCTAGGTAATAGTAGCCAGACGATACACTTTGGCACGCTTTGATGAATAGTTATCTGCGTGCAACCCTTGCCAATGGCCCCGGGGCGATTAAGCTGGGCGCCGTTTTCGCCTATCGGAGTGCCCTTATGTCCCGTCGTTTGCCGTTGATCCTGCTGCTGTTGGCCTTGCCGTTATGGCTGGCCGCCAGTTATGGGGCCCGTTATGGGTTTATGGAAGATGGGCAGTGGGTGGGCATCTGCGTTGAGGATGCCAGCCGCTGGGAGTGCCAGTTGCGGGCAAACCTGGGCTTGATGATCCACTTCAAGGTCATGGGATGGGCGGCGCTGGTCGCGTCGGTGCTGGCGTTTGTGGTACCAGGCCGTGCGGGATGGGGCTTGGCAGTGCTGGGGCTGGCCTTCGGGATTCCGGCGCTGGCGTTGTACAACACCAATTTTGCGGTGTTTGCGCTGGTGATTGCCGCGTTGCGGCTGGTCAGGAAACCCAAGGCCGCCTGACGTAATACCGGTAGAAGCCGGCTTGTCGGCGATGGCGGCGGGTCTGCCAGCGATGCGATCACAGGCAGATCGCTATCGCCGGCAAGCCGGCTCCTACCTCAGGGTTTGCGCACCCGCAGGCAACGCCACAGGGCGGCCACCATCAAGCCACTTACCAATGCCCAACCCAGCGCCTGCTGGTTCATCAAGCCTTCGCGATACAGCTGCGGTGCAATGCCAGCACCGATGATGAAGGTCAGCAGGGCAATTTCCCGGCGCGGCCCGCTGACCGGGCGCAGCAGGTAGACCAGTGCAGGCAGCAGCAGGGCGGCGCTAGGGAAGCTGCGATAGCGCGGGTCGAACACCAGTGCCAGCATCATCACCGCTGCGGCGAACCCGGCAAATGCGACCAGCCAGCCGGCACGTTGTTCCAGCCAGGCGAAGGCCCGCTCGCGCCAACCCTGGCGAGCGCTCAAGGCCAGGGCAGCATGTGCCAGCACCCACAGGTTCAGGGCCAGCAGCAACGCGGCCCAGATCCATTCATCGGTAAAGCGTGCGGTGACCCGGGTCAGTTCGGCCCAACTGGCAATTGACCCGGCCGCCACCGCACCCAGCAGCGGCAGCAACAAGGCGTTGCGGGTGCTGCGAACACGCCCGCCGAGCATCAGGGTGGCCAGCAGGATGAGCCCGCCAACGCCCAGCCAAACGGGCCAGTACGGCAGGTTGGTGACTGGGCCGGCCAGAATACCCTTGTCCTGGCGATCGGCATCAAACAGTCCCCAGTAGCCGCCGACGGCACCTTCGCTGGCGCGTTTCCACGGCTGGTCGAAGGCTTCGATCAGGTTGTAGTGCCAGCCATTGGCTTCGGCCATGGCGACAAAACCGCGGATGAACTTGGCTTCGTTGACCCGGCTCGGCACGGCGGTTTCCCGCTGGCGCCCTTCGCTGGGCCAGCCGGTTTCGCCAATCATCACGTCCTTGGGGGCGAAGCGGTTGCCGAATGTCTGGCGAATATCGCCGACATGACGCAAGGCCTGGTCGATGCCGGCAGGGTCATCTTCCCAGTACGGCAGCAAGTGAATGGTCAGGAAATCCACTGCCGGGGCAATTTCCGGGTGTTGCAGCCAGAACTCCCAGACGTCGGCGTAGGTGACGGGCTGCTGGATCTGGCTTTTGGTCCTTTCGATCAGCTTCACCAGCTGCGGGGCGGTGATTTCCTTGCGCAGCAGCGCTTCGTTGCCGACGATCACCGATGTGACCACGTCGGGGTTGGCATTGGCCGAGGCAATCAGCAGGTCGACTTCCTTGGCATTGTCCACTGGGTTGCTGTTGATCCAGGCACCGATCATCAACTTCAGGCCATGCTTGCGCGCCAGGTCGGGCAGGGCTTCGAGGCCGGTCATGGAGTAGGTGCGGATGCACTCAAAGCGTGTGGCCAGCAGTGCCAGGTCGGCGTCCATGCGCTCGGGGCGCAGCTTGAACGGCTGGTCGAACGGCGATTGGTCCTTGTCGAATGGTGTGTAGGACGCGCATTGCAGCTTGTGACTGGCGCTGGCCACATCCGGCAGCACCACTGGCTGGCCAAGGCCGTACCAGTAGCCGCCGAGCGCAAAAAGGCCGAGCAGCAAGGCAAATACATAAGGCAGGAA from Pseudomonas fluorescens encodes the following:
- a CDS encoding serine/threonine protein kinase, encoding MLRSLRCAALLGGLFLSASALAVDVDQASYGYPLTNPFEATIATTPPDLRPDLPSIDDINQSDYSLTMRPEREFSLPDNFWPVKKLTYRIAKQDRAAPLIFLIAGTGARFDSTLNEYLKKLYYKAGYHVVQLSSPTSFDFISAASRFATPGITQEDAEDMYRVMQAVRAQNATLPVTDFYLTGYSLGALDAAFVSKLDETRRSFNFKKVLLLNPPVNLYTSITNLDKLVQTEVKGINNSTTFYELVLDKLTRYFQQKGYIDLNDALLYDFQNSKEHLTNEQMAMLIGTSFRFSAADIAFTSDLINRRGLITPPKYPITESTSLTPFLKRALQCDFDCYLTEQVIPMWRARSDGGSLLQLVDQVSLYALEDYLRDSPKIAVMHNADDVILGPGDLGFLRKTFGDRLTVYPLGGHCGNLNYRVNADAMLEFFRG
- a CDS encoding glycosyl hydrolase family 17 protein, which produces MTATARFPFLPYVFALLLGLFALGGYWYGLGQPVVLPDVASASHKLQCASYTPFDKDQSPFDQPFKLRPERMDADLALLATRFECIRTYSMTGLEALPDLARKHGLKLMIGAWINSNPVDNAKEVDLLIASANANPDVVTSVIVGNEALLRKEITAPQLVKLIERTKSQIQQPVTYADVWEFWLQHPEIAPAVDFLTIHLLPYWEDDPAGIDQALRHVGDIRQTFGNRFAPKDVMIGETGWPSEGRQRETAVPSRVNEAKFIRGFVAMAEANGWHYNLIEAFDQPWKRASEGAVGGYWGLFDADRQDKGILAGPVTNLPYWPVWLGVGGLILLATLMLGGRVRSTRNALLLPLLGAVAAGSIASWAELTRVTARFTDEWIWAALLLALNLWVLAHAALALSARQGWRERAFAWLEQRAGWLVAFAGFAAAVMMLALVFDPRYRSFPSAALLLPALVYLLRPVSGPRREIALLTFIIGAGIAPQLYREGLMNQQALGWALVSGLMVAALWRCLRVRKP